From Alosa sapidissima isolate fAloSap1 chromosome 2, fAloSap1.pri, whole genome shotgun sequence, one genomic window encodes:
- the srpx gene encoding sushi repeat-containing protein SRPX isoform X2, with protein sequence MDTWLCVCVLLGLQLSCCFGYEGSGYYVDDEDSYARRYAGTPWCAPVKVKHGQVSCQAPRGERHNNVLGTRCKIRCNRGYEMHGHHEILCHANKQWSGNYACREVRCMKLSVPVNGGYKCTDGSYFNSRCQFYCSPGYTLRGDKSATCLHTHTWSGGQTTCVDEEAPVIKCPTVKDRTAEPGKLSVRITWDSPEGKDTADGILTDVDLKGKPPGSYFPEGNHKLSYTVFDRAGNKGSCRFNIRVRVKRCTPLAIPDNGWMRCDSAGDNYGATCEFRCLGGYELQGSAARVCQSTQDWSGQETVCAPMKINVVVRSAAALLDQFYEKRRLLIISAPTAANHYYRFQMTNLQHAQCGLDLRHVTVVELVGIWPAQIGRIRHQLIPPPLALQLRLLMRLSTNSFNMVLLDKQGTDRQRYTFPVTSAEIFTTIDTFTQRIEEMQLQKEAGHSC encoded by the exons GGTCCGGCTACTACGTCGATGACGAGGACTCGTACGCGCGGAGATATGCAG GAACTCCGTGGTGTGCCCCTGTGAAGGTGAAGCATGGCCAGGTGAGCTGCCAGGCGCCGCGGGGCGAACGCCACAACAACGTCCTGGGCACGCGCTGCAAGATCCGCTGTAACCGTGGCTACGAGATGCACGGCCACCACGAGATCCTGTGTCACGCCAACAAACAGTGGTCAGGCAACTACGCCTGCAGAG AGGTGCGCTGTATGAAGCTGTCGGTGCCGGTTAACGGGGGGTATAAGTGCACGGATGGCTCGTACTTTAACTCCAGATGCCAATTCTACTGCTCCCCTGGGTACACCCTGCGCGgggacaagagcgccacctgcctg cacacacacacctggagcgGAGGACAGACCACGTGTGTAg ATGAGGAGGCCCCGGTGATTAAGTGTCCCACGGTGAAGGACCGCACGGCTGAACCAGGAAAACTGTCCGTCAGAATCACCTGGGACTCCCCTGAGGGCAAGGACACCGCCGACGGCATCCTCACCga tgtggatTTGAAGGGGAAGCCTCCAGGTTCCTACTTCCCTGAGGGGAATCATAAGCTCTCATACACCGTGTTCGACCGCGCTGGCAACAAGGGCTCCTGTCGCTTCAACATCAGAGTCAGAg tgaagcgCTGCACCCCTCTGGCCATCCCTGATAACGGCTGGATGCGGTGTGACAGTGCGGGCGATAACTACGGCGCCACCTGTGAGTTCCGCTGCCTGGGCGGCTACGAGCTGCAGGGCAGCGCTGCCCGCGTGTGCCAGTCCACTCAGGACTGGTCAGGACAGGAGACCGTGTGTGCAc CCATGAAGATCAACGTGGTGGTGAGGTCAGCCGCCGCGCTATTGGACCAGTTCTACGAGAAGCGCCGCCTCCTCatcatctctgcccccaccgcCGCCAATCACTACTACAGGTTCCAGATGACCaacctgcag catgcCCAGTGTGGACTGGACCTAAGGCACGTGACTGTGGTGGAGCTGGTGGGGATCTGGCCAGCTCAGATCGGCCGCATCCGACACCAACTCATTCCACCCCCTCTGGCTCTGCAgctcag gcTCCTGATGAGGTTGTCTACTAACTCCTTCAACATGGTGCTGCTGGACAAGCAGGGAACTGACCGCCAGCGTTACACCTTCCCTGTGACGTCCGCCGAGATCTTCACCACCATCGACACCTTCACCCAACGCATAGAGGAGATGCAGCTACAGAAAGAGGCCGGCCACAGCtgctga
- the srpx gene encoding sushi repeat-containing protein SRPX isoform X1: MDTWLCVCVLLGLQLSCCFGYEGSGYYVDDEDSYARRYAGTPWCAPVKVKHGQVSCQAPRGERHNNVLGTRCKIRCNRGYEMHGHHEILCHANKQWSGNYACREVRCMKLSVPVNGGYKCTDGSYFNSRCQFYCSPGYTLRGDKSATCLHTHTWSAGQTMCVDEEAPVIKCPTVKDRTAEPGKLSVRITWDSPEGKDTADGILTDVDLKGKPPGSYFPEGNHKLSYTVFDRAGNKGSCRFNIRVRVKRCTPLAIPDNGWMRCDSAGDNYGATCEFRCLGGYELQGSAARVCQSTQDWSGQETVCAPMKINVVVRSAAALLDQFYEKRRLLIISAPTAANHYYRFQMTNLQHAQCGLDLRHVTVVELVGIWPAQIGRIRHQLIPPPLALQLRLLMRLSTNSFNMVLLDKQGTDRQRYTFPVTSAEIFTTIDTFTQRIEEMQLQKEAGHSC, encoded by the exons GGTCCGGCTACTACGTCGATGACGAGGACTCGTACGCGCGGAGATATGCAG GAACTCCGTGGTGTGCCCCTGTGAAGGTGAAGCATGGCCAGGTGAGCTGCCAGGCGCCGCGGGGCGAACGCCACAACAACGTCCTGGGCACGCGCTGCAAGATCCGCTGTAACCGTGGCTACGAGATGCACGGCCACCACGAGATCCTGTGTCACGCCAACAAACAGTGGTCAGGCAACTACGCCTGCAGAG AGGTGCGCTGTATGAAGCTGTCGGTGCCGGTTAACGGGGGGTATAAGTGCACGGATGGCTCGTACTTTAACTCCAGATGCCAATTCTACTGCTCCCCTGGGTACACCCTGCGCGgggacaagagcgccacctgcctgcacacacacacctggagcgCAGGACAGACCATGTGTGTAg ATGAGGAGGCCCCGGTGATTAAGTGTCCCACGGTGAAGGACCGCACGGCTGAACCAGGAAAACTGTCCGTCAGAATCACCTGGGACTCCCCTGAGGGCAAGGACACCGCCGACGGCATCCTCACCga tgtggatTTGAAGGGGAAGCCTCCAGGTTCCTACTTCCCTGAGGGGAATCATAAGCTCTCATACACCGTGTTCGACCGCGCTGGCAACAAGGGCTCCTGTCGCTTCAACATCAGAGTCAGAg tgaagcgCTGCACCCCTCTGGCCATCCCTGATAACGGCTGGATGCGGTGTGACAGTGCGGGCGATAACTACGGCGCCACCTGTGAGTTCCGCTGCCTGGGCGGCTACGAGCTGCAGGGCAGCGCTGCCCGCGTGTGCCAGTCCACTCAGGACTGGTCAGGACAGGAGACCGTGTGTGCAc CCATGAAGATCAACGTGGTGGTGAGGTCAGCCGCCGCGCTATTGGACCAGTTCTACGAGAAGCGCCGCCTCCTCatcatctctgcccccaccgcCGCCAATCACTACTACAGGTTCCAGATGACCaacctgcag catgcCCAGTGTGGACTGGACCTAAGGCACGTGACTGTGGTGGAGCTGGTGGGGATCTGGCCAGCTCAGATCGGCCGCATCCGACACCAACTCATTCCACCCCCTCTGGCTCTGCAgctcag gcTCCTGATGAGGTTGTCTACTAACTCCTTCAACATGGTGCTGCTGGACAAGCAGGGAACTGACCGCCAGCGTTACACCTTCCCTGTGACGTCCGCCGAGATCTTCACCACCATCGACACCTTCACCCAACGCATAGAGGAGATGCAGCTACAGAAAGAGGCCGGCCACAGCtgctga
- the srpx gene encoding sushi repeat-containing protein SRPX isoform X3, translating into MDTWLCVCVLLGLQLSCCFGYEGTPWCAPVKVKHGQVSCQAPRGERHNNVLGTRCKIRCNRGYEMHGHHEILCHANKQWSGNYACREVRCMKLSVPVNGGYKCTDGSYFNSRCQFYCSPGYTLRGDKSATCLHTHTWSAGQTMCVDEEAPVIKCPTVKDRTAEPGKLSVRITWDSPEGKDTADGILTDVDLKGKPPGSYFPEGNHKLSYTVFDRAGNKGSCRFNIRVRVKRCTPLAIPDNGWMRCDSAGDNYGATCEFRCLGGYELQGSAARVCQSTQDWSGQETVCAPMKINVVVRSAAALLDQFYEKRRLLIISAPTAANHYYRFQMTNLQHAQCGLDLRHVTVVELVGIWPAQIGRIRHQLIPPPLALQLRLLMRLSTNSFNMVLLDKQGTDRQRYTFPVTSAEIFTTIDTFTQRIEEMQLQKEAGHSC; encoded by the exons GAACTCCGTGGTGTGCCCCTGTGAAGGTGAAGCATGGCCAGGTGAGCTGCCAGGCGCCGCGGGGCGAACGCCACAACAACGTCCTGGGCACGCGCTGCAAGATCCGCTGTAACCGTGGCTACGAGATGCACGGCCACCACGAGATCCTGTGTCACGCCAACAAACAGTGGTCAGGCAACTACGCCTGCAGAG AGGTGCGCTGTATGAAGCTGTCGGTGCCGGTTAACGGGGGGTATAAGTGCACGGATGGCTCGTACTTTAACTCCAGATGCCAATTCTACTGCTCCCCTGGGTACACCCTGCGCGgggacaagagcgccacctgcctgcacacacacacctggagcgCAGGACAGACCATGTGTGTAg ATGAGGAGGCCCCGGTGATTAAGTGTCCCACGGTGAAGGACCGCACGGCTGAACCAGGAAAACTGTCCGTCAGAATCACCTGGGACTCCCCTGAGGGCAAGGACACCGCCGACGGCATCCTCACCga tgtggatTTGAAGGGGAAGCCTCCAGGTTCCTACTTCCCTGAGGGGAATCATAAGCTCTCATACACCGTGTTCGACCGCGCTGGCAACAAGGGCTCCTGTCGCTTCAACATCAGAGTCAGAg tgaagcgCTGCACCCCTCTGGCCATCCCTGATAACGGCTGGATGCGGTGTGACAGTGCGGGCGATAACTACGGCGCCACCTGTGAGTTCCGCTGCCTGGGCGGCTACGAGCTGCAGGGCAGCGCTGCCCGCGTGTGCCAGTCCACTCAGGACTGGTCAGGACAGGAGACCGTGTGTGCAc CCATGAAGATCAACGTGGTGGTGAGGTCAGCCGCCGCGCTATTGGACCAGTTCTACGAGAAGCGCCGCCTCCTCatcatctctgcccccaccgcCGCCAATCACTACTACAGGTTCCAGATGACCaacctgcag catgcCCAGTGTGGACTGGACCTAAGGCACGTGACTGTGGTGGAGCTGGTGGGGATCTGGCCAGCTCAGATCGGCCGCATCCGACACCAACTCATTCCACCCCCTCTGGCTCTGCAgctcag gcTCCTGATGAGGTTGTCTACTAACTCCTTCAACATGGTGCTGCTGGACAAGCAGGGAACTGACCGCCAGCGTTACACCTTCCCTGTGACGTCCGCCGAGATCTTCACCACCATCGACACCTTCACCCAACGCATAGAGGAGATGCAGCTACAGAAAGAGGCCGGCCACAGCtgctga